ATGGCCCCGGCTGTGAGAGAAATTCCAAAGGGAACCgtgttaattttaaaacaatttaatcGGTTTAAAAGGTCAGAAACGAGCGCAACTCGGGTCGGATTTGCCTCAAATTTTCACCAAGCAAGCTAATCACCACACCCATGAAAGTGGGAACATGGCAACAGCCTACGCTGAGGGGTGCGCGGTGGTGGGTGGGATCGATTTTTTCCTATCTTCTTACCAATAAAACAAgttataaaatatcaaatccTTGCTAAGtctactttttatttaagtCCGTACTCCAAAGCACTCGGTAATAACGTTGCTTTCCGCTtgtgaaaatgtctgaaattgGCTGTTTCACCTACGGGCGGAATGGTATCGTCTGTCAGCCCCCTCAACAAAAAGGAACCGAATGGGATACAGGAAACAAATGTTAGACCTTTACAGCCTGTAGTGGTAGTAGTGACTCAAATGGACTCCGCATCTGTCTGCAAAGCCAAAATTAGGTCAAAAACACCACTCTTCCATTTGCTCCAATAACAATACTACGAATAAACCAGAAGAGGCGTGAGGCTACTGTATTAGTATTAAAGCTGGAGGTGAGGAAagtacagttttttgtttttttttagttgactCTGAATATAATCTCCTGCCATTTATGACTTTACTTCGTGACTTTGTGACCCCACCTGAGTTCAGCTGAGGTGTGGTATAGGTTTGGTGACATACAGCTGTACAAATAAAGAGTAAGAAGATGTAGAGCGGGGAGATGCAGTAGACTACTGCTGGGTGATATAGCTGAAATCTGCATCATGATATTACTAAGAGTATTTTTCtgatatctatatatgtatcaCAATATGGCAAATCGATGCAAAATCgcataaaatattcaaataatgtTAAGCGCAATGAGGTGTGTTCCACTGtgagtaaaaccaaaactcattttgttacttttcagttacagttgattcattgattttgaggactaaatattttctttaattttctagattacagtaaaatgttttaaatgctgtCTTGTCCTGCCTTTAGTGCTTcaactaatgactattttcattatcaattgttcagattatttttcaattaatcaactaatcagtgaacctataaaacgtcagaaaatattgaaatgctAGTCACAATTTCTCAAAGCATAAGATGACATCTTTAAACCTCTTGCTCTATCTGAgcgacagtccaaaacccaaataacttcaatttataatgatataaaatagaaaagcagcaaatcctcatacTGGAGAAGCCGGAAACAGAGATTATTTGACGTTTTAGCTCTGTAATTCACTTAAAGGGTTATTcggttatcaaaattgttgctgattaattttctttcgatCAACTAATTGGTTAGTCAACTTTATACTACCAATAGGGACTTTAGTTTGTGACCTGTGAGCTTCATTGTAAAGTTATATGTTTcccatttctttgtttatttcgTGTACGAAACAGCTCAAAAGTACAAAATACTTCAGTCAAACCATGTGGGGAAATAGTTACAAAAACTAATGTGTTTATATTGCTGCCAGCCAAAGGTAACTTTCCAATGAGGAGCCTGTAATTCAAAGACTGTAGTTACACAAAGATACAGTAAGTCTGCATGTAGCCATATGCATTAGAGCCATATGCACTAAAATGATGAGTCAATTAATCGATAAGTggattgactgaaaattaagcagcaacaattttgaaaattgacTAATCGTTCCAGTCAATTATcgaacagaaatgccaaacattttctggttccagcttctcaaatgtgaggttttccctgttttataGCAGTGTAAATTCagtatgtttgggttttggactattgacAAGTAATTTAAAGACGCCACCTTGGGCACTGGTGAAAgtgtgatgggtatttttcactattttcttacattttatagaataaacaATTCATCAACAGATCAATcgaaactgaaaataattgttagtggCAGCTCTAATATGCTTAGAACAAATATAGAGTTGCAAATATTAGTCAATTAACAACTTAATCAATCAATAGATTGTTAATCAGTAAACATTTCgctaatcatttcattttttaagtcatATTGGAaagtaaaaaggacaaaaaaaatcactgagaATGCtttgggaacttgtgatgggcatttttcactgttttctgatattttataaaccaaatgaTTATTCAGTgaattgataaaataatcagcagattaataaatTAAGAAATGTCTTACTAGTTGCAGGCATAACATGCTTATAATGAGTAATCTTACAGTACCAAGTGacgatttttttctgttgctacGCTAAGGTAAAATCGTTTACAGTCTGTCCAGTGGCTAGAATATGAAACAATAAGATAAATCAGTAACTATTTCAAAATCCCCCAAAATGTAAATTAAGAGGTTTGAAAGGTTTGCATTGTGCCAGGGAGACAGCTGTGCCAAGTCTCCAGCACACGACGGTTGGATCATTGAATAGGACCTCTCTCTCCATTAGGACAGGATGAATTTTTAATGGGACCAATGAAGGGGAGCAGTGGGATAGGCTTTTCCATGTCTCTGCACGAGCCATAATCAATGGAGGGAAGATGAAAGTTGCCCAGCCCTTAGCTTCCTTTCAGAGTGGCATGGGGTCCGATTAAGCCTCActgaattcacacacacaacagtagTTTAGGTGTGTCAGACCAATTTCCCGCTAAACACATTATGAGGATTAGGATTAACATGATAGCAGAGACATGTTGTGATTTGTTTGTCAATAGTGCAGCtgggaatctttttttttttttttttttgtcttttacaatGATCTTTAGTGCAGCCTGGAAATAGGCTTTTATTAAACAATAACACATTATCAATACAATATGTGTTCTTCATACATTCATGGACAGatgtttttacatgaaaatagttttattcCTACTATAATAGAATTCACTGCAGTGGTTATGATCACAGAATACACGGCATACGACTGAATATTCTCACATACAATTTAGAGAAGTTGGAGGACACATGCcacatcacaaacacaaatctgaccatataacaaaaacaaatagtcCTTACATCCTCACAGTGATTGGTACAACCAATGATACACTGACAGGTTTTTGCCATAGCATGTTTTAAAGATGACGTAATCCTTGGTCAGCCAAAGCTTTTTGTTCTGTCATGTCTGAAGCTGTCAACAAATGTATTACTGATTGCTCAAGGTTGACATAAATCATGCAACAACAATGTAACTACAATCCAACCCTAGTCGTACACCATGTTTTAGTAAACAGTCAGTTCATTACTATAATATTTTTTAGCCTTTTGTGGACCAGAGATTGATTGTACGGGGGCATTTATAAAAGAGCTACATAAGAAGGAGTttgctctctgcctcttttgAGCAAAACGACTGAATTCATTAGCCAGCTGAGAATCAGAGTCAGGGTGTCCAAAAGCACATCCTTGGCCAATCAGGTCCCTTGGCCCATTGCTTGGCAAccaaaagggagggagggagcaaatagacactgtaaaaataacacatcaatAGCTcgatgtctgaaaaaaaaaaaaaagacgcaaGTTGGTGAGGCTATAAATAGCCTCTTGGAGCCTGGAACAGGTATCATGTACAGTATCTCAACTGTATTGTTGCCTTCAAATGAGACGCCTTTGCATTGATGCAAATTCAGCATGGTTAGTGCACAAGTAACGGAGCTCGAAGCACAGTAACAGTCGTGCAGCtgaatgaaatcattttaatctGACGGTGGTTTTAGGGCTAAGGAGGAATAACAAGAGCTGACCTATCCCTCCACTGCAGTAAAAAACATCCCAAAACTAACAACAGGTTGGCATAAGTTTTCTTTATCCTACTGTTTGCCGTCTGATGTTTTGCATATATACAAAATTACTACAAGGCTctgctgaaataataaataataatgtactACAGCGATCAGTAATGTACATGGACAAGTTTGCATGCCAGATGGAGTTTAGGGTTTAATGGCATACATTATTAATTTGGATgatattttatcttttcatttcatcacataATTACATCCACATATTGTTTACAGGCATGTCAATGAGCTGCGTGCTGCATCTCCTCTTTACATATTATCTTATCGCTACAATGTCACATTGTTAGAATGGGTAGTAAACATGTCTTTTGTGTAACAGGAGAGTAGAACAAACCATGGCCAAAAATAGACCTATCATGTCCAATTCAGTTTCATAAAACTGCTCAAAAATGAGCCCAATACGTGGGTGATCAAATCAAGTGGAGATAATGGGACATCAATCTCAAGCAGCTTTTCGATGCCTATTTTTATCCGAACGTTCCCATTTTTTTGCCCACATGTGGCGACGCGCCCTGACGACCTCCGTGTAATACTTCCACTGTATCAAAGGCAATTAAAAGGTGTAGCAACAGTAGAACCTTAAAAGGCCTTATCAGGGCCGTCTTATCCACCAGACATCTCCTGGGGAGGCTGGCCGTTGCCAGGGTAACCCTCACAAATGGCAACTGACGTCAAGAAGGTAGGAGAAATACCAGGGAGAGCCAGAGCTGCTATGCATAATGGATTATTGAAAAAAGGGCCCTCTTGAAGAGTGCAAAGTGACTCAAAATATGCATGTCTTGCTGGGCTCGCTaccactcctctctctctttctctctctctgtgtgtgatgaGGAAAATAGATGTTGACAGTTTTCAGGGTTTTACTCGCTGACTGGCACAGCTTGGGCTCGGCTGGCCCGACTGAAATTATCCATCTTGAGTCAAACACCACTGATGAATTATATCTCTTCATTGGAtgctttatgttttgtttgttcgttttttaAAATCGTTTTTACAGTATTCTGTTACGTGTCCCAAAAGAAAATCCTTTCTCCTCTGTGCTAAAATCAGAATGTGTGGCTACCTGCACTGCATCGCACCCGATcgaaaaccaaagaaaaaaagctctgtcACATCAACTATCAACATCCCCAGCGGATCCTTTGTTGGCCACGTTACCAGATCCACAGTGACATTCATGAATATTGTTCTCAGAAGTGGTCACTTCAGGTCATGTTTAAGCTCAGAGCCTAACTACCGGCAGTTTACTCTGTCCCTGTGTAAGGTTCTTGTCTAATCTCAGAGCTATTGTTGGCCCGTGAGAGACTGTCACAGCGGCAGCTCGCTGAAGAGCCCTCACCGTTTCTGTGATAATGCCTCTCGTGTTGGAGTCACACTATTGACAAACGGGGCACCAAGTGCGGAATCAGGTTTGCTGTTGGCAAAGGCCAAGTACTGTTGCTGCCCAAATGAATACAGCGGGACAGAACAGTACATGCAATAGAGAACTGACGTGGTTGCCATCTTGGGGTAGAGGTGGGACATACGGACAAAATTACTATCATGATAATTATCACAGCCACACCttaatataaacacattacTATATACTGCTACTGTATTCGACTTGTATCATTAAAAACTCAAATTCctattcacattttcaaatagaGTAAACACTGTATAGAAATGATTCTCCACCACGGTGGAAGACTGTCTTTAGCTCACCAACACATAAAATcagcacaaaaacatatataacagaacaaaaactaGTGATAACATGGTGATTACTGGCAATAACATTAAATTTGAGGTCCAGATGTTTTGTGTGAACAgtaagcaaaaataaacaagaattaTGTTGAATGGCAGTAACTGATATCCAAAAAGACTACACTTTTGAGGCCACATGTTTGTGAAACACAACATCAAGACGTTCACTGTCAAAACATCTGTATTGGAAGCTGCTCTCAATAAAACCACCCGTGACATGTAAACAGAGTCAATTAACACCAGAATGAGTAGGCCTGAAGCTTAAGTTGTATTTCAGGGAGAAGCTGCAGAGGAAATGTGCAAAGAGAAGAAGTGAGAGTGTTTCAGTCCAGGGGAATCCCAGACAGTTCTGTAAATCAAGGGTGCAACAAGCAACATAAAGCATGAACCAACATGCTCTGAGTTTCCTAAGAACTGAATCACACAAGTCATGTatgggaaaacattttttaaaggaagtGAGGAACAGCCCTGATGTGCTAATGCTCCCCTTTTCAAATGCCTCCCGTCACAGCTGCAACACTACGATACCACATGATCATTAATTTATTACTGCCACAATTATTTTGACCTGGCATTTTGGTGCACCACAGGTTCAGAACATAAGACGGAGGTGTTACCTCCTTGTTGtatgaaaaccaaacacaacCCTTGATGCCAGGTATACAGATTGGTTTGACAAGCTCACCAAAATACCAGTCtccagtttttcctctcttaaTTTTGCAAGTGTAattgaaatgttcattttggcTCCACACCCATCTCCGTTTTAATGCAAGTTTTGCTTCCAGTGCAGATTTCAGAGCAGAAACCACACTTCTTCATTTgctctgttaaaataaaaatactgcaaacaGAAGGAATGTTCTTCTCTGTGCTGTTATTAAAATCCACAGTACATATATGCGCTGGTGGTAGTGATCTGGCTGAGGCAGTACATCACAGATGGATGAATGCAGAGGAAACACCAAACAATGCGCACACTAGTTCACACCGAAAACTcttcatttagaaaaacaatttaCCTTTTTCCAGTGCAGATGAGTAGCAGAGGAAGTGAGCGTTTTCTGCATACGTCCTAAATGGCATGGATTATGAGTCGCACAGAGCACTCTGGTTTCAGTTCTTCCTTCCAGCTGCGAGTGTAGATGCTGCTAGGAGGAGCAgtaaatggagagagagagaggcagagctggAGTATGAGGCAGGGAGCTGCTGAGTGGGAGGGTGAGCATATGGGGGGAATGGAGGATGGGAGATGGAGTAGTATTTCTATTAAAGAGACAGAGTATATTTCTTCAAAACTATAGTTAAATTAGTGACAGAAAAATTTGTTATAAGAACTACATACGGGGTTTTCAGGGTCAATGGGAGCTGGTCCCGATCCCAGCATTCAATGTGTGGAGACCCTTAGCTCTATTTAACAGCTCAAAATACAtacttaacattgttttatcaccTGGATacttcacatctttttttttttttttaatttaatgaaaattgcttataaacatgattttgaactGATAACATGTTTCAGAGGTCAGcttcagaaaatgaattgcTTACAATGGACTTTAGTGATCTTAATGTCTGACAGGGGAGTCAGACCTCTCTGGCGTCATTAGGTGGGAAAACTTACTTTGACTGAATActtttttagcaaacaaaagcagtgtatactttttttcatgcacagcccatataacatatataacatgaaatatttctgtatttgtatttaataaCAATTCTTAATGCTCACCTATAACTTGTCTGCAAAGCCAAGTTGGTGGCAAGAGGAAGGGCTACTGCTTTAAAACTTTTCTACATGTTGGGTTGTAATAAGGCCacaagtaaagaaaataatatttaaaggGACAAAAACTGACGGTTTTGCAATTGTTATTAGTTTCCCACTTTTTGATAATGTATAACTCAATCTTTACATTGAAACAGTATAAATATTAGGAATTGTGACCAGTGAAATTATTGTAACAATGGACATCTTTAAGCACCACTCCTACTGCAAACTTAATTTTGGAATAATTTTTGTTGCAGTGAATAatgctgtgaaaatgaaatcagaaaTGTCTACTGAGTAACACCAGTAATAAACTGCTTCACACAGCTCCAGTGGTTGTGAAGTCCATTCACTACTtcaaatttgctgcttttttttaacctcttttgcCAATGGTCTGTGTAGGTTTATATacaatttttatgtctttaaaacTCTTCAGAGAAGCTATTTAGGCAACGTAAAATTAGTTAATATTATGCGTACAGCACTCATAATAAATTACCAAATAATTCATACCTCAAAACTACTTCACTGTCTTGTAATCTTAATCCCGATAAATAGGAGGGAGTAAGTTAAGTCTTTACTTTTtagatgatttaaaaacagagaacaagGCTCAATCAGAGGCTGGTTCCCATGTATGGGAATTAATATTACACCTCACATATtaaatcagacatttttttaatcattattatttcttttctcatctgtCAATATCTTCCTGCATCCTTGTTTTTGGTTTGCCTAAATTGGCAGCTTGTGATGCTTGAGGGATGCATGAGAAAACAAGAGGATCATAAAAATGAACAGGCTGCCGCCAAACGGCAGATATGACTGAATGTGCTGATGTTCACGGCTGATCCCAGTTATAGAAATAACTGATGCTTCTTTTACTTGTAATTACAGAAGTTGGTAAAGAAAAGTCAGACGAAGTCCACGTTAGCAAGaaccttttatttattgttgtttgaaTAGCACATTGTGACTCTTTCTTAAGGGTCGCTTTAGATgcaaagtacagtatattaatgCCGTAGTAGAGATGcaaacagcagtgttttaaCAGCCATCTTCTATTAATCTGcatttgtttctattttatGATTTTGGAAACCTTAATGATATATTGTCAAGCAGTCTGTGATGAAATGCTATTTGCGCTACCTCGATAGAATTACTATATCTTGCATTCTAAAGTGTCTTTTTGTTCATATAAAATCAACTGTCAGAACAATGTACATCTGCAACTATATTAACTGTCATATTCAAATTCTACATGGTAAAAATGTCAACTTGagtttttcttccaaaataaagatttttttttttttaaccgtatAGAGTATCTGGCACAGTCATCGAGCATTCAAACCCACTTTCTAAGTGCTTGTAGAAAATTGCACGCTAACATTTTGTAGAACAGTATTTGAACTTTCACACAAAactattttcaaacttttggGCAGGTTGTTAGTTTGGAAATACAATTTTCTGATTTACAAAGCGGATGTTCTTGTTGTATATcaagatagaaaaaaagaatttgaaaaaaaaattcaaacttcaAATCCAGGACTAATATCTAAAGCCACAACCACAGACTTAGATTTGATAGATGACAAGTGAGACACAtccaaaattatttcaaattcaaCTATCATTTCtgaatgcaaaaatgcaaaagctAATGTCTTGCATTTGTTAGGCAACACTCTGCCACTTAAATACACTTAGTGTTGTCCTTTTGGGCTCATCGAAGCTTATTTAATCTACTTCAGGGCTTCACTCAAACTTGATTCCCTGGGCCAGAGGAAGATCCTTGCTGTAGTTTATTGTGCACGTTGAACGCCTCATGTACTGCTTCCAGGAGTCACTGCCAGACTCTCTTCCACCTCCTGTGTGTTTCTCCCCACCAAAGGCTCCTCCAATCTCAGCTCCGCTTGTAGGAATGTTGACATTCACGATGCCGCAGTCGGATCCTTTGGGCCCCAGCCAGCGGAAAACTCTGCCCATATCTTTGGTGAAGATGCTGCTGGACAGACCCTGCTTGACCTCGTTATTCCACGCGAACGCCTCCTCTTCTGTCTTGAACTTGAGGACGTAGAGGATGGGCACAAAGGTTTCTGTCTGGACAATTGGAGCGTCGTGAGCCAGCCCTGTGATGATGGTGGGCTCCACATAGTTTCCGGGACGGTCCATCACCTTCCCTCCACAGACCAGAGTGCCGCCCTGTTGCTTGGCCTGCTCGATAGCTGCCAGGTACTGATCCACAGCTTGTTTGGTGTGCAGTGGCCCATACAGGGTGCTGGGATCCCAGGGGTCTCCAATGCGGACTTGTTTGTAGGCTTTGGCGATCCTCTCAACCACTGTGTCGTGAACGCTCTCGTGCAGCATCAGCCTCCTGGTTGTGGTGCAGCGCTGACCAGCAGTTCCTACAGATGCAAATACAGCAGAGGGCACCACAAGATTTAGGTCAGCATCTTCAAAGACAATGATAGCATTGTTTCCGCCGAGCTCCAGCAGCTTGCGCCCGAACCTTTCCTGCACCATCATGGCCACCATCTTGCCAACATGGGTGCTGCCAGTGAACGACAGCAGATCGACACGCTCATCCTTCGCCATGGCGGTACCAATATCTGCGCCTCCGCAAATCATGGAGCAGATCGCGCCGGGCAGGTTGTTCTGCTCCAGCACTTCAGCCACGATCTTGGTAACTGCAACACTTGTGAGAGGTGTGGTTGGAGCTCCTTTCCAGAGGCAGACGTTGCCGCAGGTCAGAGCGATGGCATTGTTCCAGCCGTACACAGCCACAGGGAAGTTAAAGGCAGTGATGATGCCGACAAGACCGACTGGGTTCCACTGTTCGATTAGAGCATGGCCTGGTCTTTCTGAAGGTAAGATGGGCCCACCAATCATTCTAGACAGACCAACAGCGTAATCACAGACATCAATGTATTCCTGAACCTCACCCACTCCCTCAACATAGATCTTGCCCATTTCTAGAGACACCAGGCTCCCAAGGACTTTGATCTTCTTTCTTAGTGCATCGCCAATCTGCCTCACAATTTCCCCTCTTTTCGGAGCTGGAATATCTGCCCACATCTTCCAAGCCTCCCTCGTCTTCTGTACAGTTTCTTCATACTCCCCCAAAGTAGCCTGGGTAACTCTGGCGATCGGTTCATTGTTGGCGGGGCAGTAAGACGTGGTGACCTCCCCGCTGCCGGCCCAGCTCCCATTGTAAACACCGGGGTTGTCCTCAGACAGGCCTAGCTCTCTCAACCATGAGTATTTGGGCTGGTTGATGAGGAGACCTGACATGGCTGCTGACTGCTGGCACTGGAAAGGTACAAATTTGTTTCTCAAGAGGAGCCTGTTGCGCCGGGCAAGGGTCAGAGTGAGGCAGCGCTGCATGGGTGCTGGAAGGAAAAGAAgttacaaattaattttacaaGTTTAACAGGTTTGGAgaacatttataaataatttgacAGAAGAATCTCACCAGAAGATTCagacaagattttttttgtctagaGCTGCacctgacaattattttcatattgaaaagcagcaaatcatcacatttaataAGACTGAATCAGAGGATGTTTTGAACCAGAGAATAATTAATTAAGCTATAATCAAAATTATACCCTATCAATATCATATTAACTATTActcaactaatcattgcagctccaGTTCTGTCAACTGTTATTGCCAAGGTCAAAAATTAtctttcaatttcaaaattaataaataactttaaagTTGCATCAGTTGTGTAACAGTCCAATGCAGGATACAGTGTACACGTGCTACAGGGAATGAGAAC
This genomic interval from Xiphias gladius isolate SHS-SW01 ecotype Sanya breed wild chromosome 6, ASM1685928v1, whole genome shotgun sequence contains the following:
- the aldh7a1 gene encoding alpha-aminoadipic semialdehyde dehydrogenase, with translation MQRCLTLTLARRNRLLLRNKFVPFQCQQSAAMSGLLINQPKYSWLRELGLSEDNPGVYNGSWAGSGEVTTSYCPANNEPIARVTQATLGEYEETVQKTREAWKMWADIPAPKRGEIVRQIGDALRKKIKVLGSLVSLEMGKIYVEGVGEVQEYIDVCDYAVGLSRMIGGPILPSERPGHALIEQWNPVGLVGIITAFNFPVAVYGWNNAIALTCGNVCLWKGAPTTPLTSVAVTKIVAEVLEQNNLPGAICSMICGGADIGTAMAKDERVDLLSFTGSTHVGKMVAMMVQERFGRKLLELGGNNAIIVFEDADLNLVVPSAVFASVGTAGQRCTTTRRLMLHESVHDTVVERIAKAYKQVRIGDPWDPSTLYGPLHTKQAVDQYLAAIEQAKQQGGTLVCGGKVMDRPGNYVEPTIITGLAHDAPIVQTETFVPILYVLKFKTEEEAFAWNNEVKQGLSSSIFTKDMGRVFRWLGPKGSDCGIVNVNIPTSGAEIGGAFGGEKHTGGGRESGSDSWKQYMRRSTCTINYSKDLPLAQGIKFE